The Anopheles moucheti chromosome 3, idAnoMoucSN_F20_07, whole genome shotgun sequence genome contains the following window.
CCAACAACGTCCACCCAACATACTCACTCACTTTGTACTCTTGCACAATATCGCAGATGGTGTCATtcatcgagacggagaactgcGGGGAGGCGAAGAAAAATATCGGCAAGCTGATGAAAATGCCAGCGATTGTCAGGGCGAGGATAACGATCTTGGCGCGCCGCACCGTGCACATGGTTTGGCGCTTCAGCGGATACAGCACGGCGATGAAGCGTTCGACGGTGAACGCGACCACAAACCACACGGACAGGAAGCAGCAGAGCGAGCtggaaaaggtgaaaaacCGGCAGCATATTTCCTGGATGTAGATTTTCAGATCGACCAGATTCAGCCAGGCGACGAACTGGCCGATCAGGTAGAACGTATCGCTCAGCCCGAGCGCGGCCAGATAGTACGAGGAGGAAAGCTTCCGCAGCTTCGTCTTGAAAAACACCAGCACCGACAGCACGTTCCCGATGCTGCCGAACAGCACCAGGGCCGGTACGTAGTAGAAGTTGATCACGCTCAGCACCTCCGCGTAGTACACGAACGTTTGCTGGTCGAACTCGAGCGCCGGCGATAGGGTGGAGTCGCCCGGTACCGGGTGGACGGTTGTTTGCTGATACGGGCCGGAAGACTCGTTCACGCCCAGCCCCGGTATCCCGGTGGGTCCGCCGACCGGCTGCGCAACGTCCACGTATGGGGGGCCGTACGCGGTAGTCATCAACAGCACACCGACGGTCGGTACGCTCATTAGTAACGCCTTATCCGCGTTGAACGCACCGGCGGCATGGTCCAAACTGCTGCCATTCTGGCGACTCGCCAGCAGCAACATCTGCTGACCGGTGCGCCCGTAATTGTAATCCTCCCGCAGGGCGGTCCCACCGAGATGGTCCCCGGCGGCACTAAACATTACGGCGAACTTCTACACTACTTCCTTGCAGGCGGGTGGCAAGTGTAATCCGTGTGCGGAGACCGTACGTTTCAACATTCTTTATTTCACTGGGACACTTTGGCAGCACCAACACCATGCTTATTAGCGGCAGAATTATCACTACACCAGCACACAGCTATTCGTTGTGCGCTCTTTTCATTGGCCGCTTTGAACCATTCTCTTCCAAACATGGATCACCGAGAGGAAGGCTTTAGACTTTTAGGCTTCGTACTCGTCAAAAAGCTCCTCCAAACACACAGAACCAAAGGGGGCAATACACCGACGGGTCTCTAGCACTTTACGCCGTTTCGTAATTCCGAACGTCAAGAGGGACGTGCTGGTGCGCACGTTTACTGTTCACGATATCCAAGTCCTGACTGGCGATTGCGAGCCAACGGACGCTATCGCAACACCGAGAATCCGTGAACTCCCAAGCACATCAGCATCGGTACCCGTTCGGTATCGCGTCGAGTGTAGTGTCGGAGTTCATTCATTCAAACCACACGCCAACCGCAAGAGTGGGGATACACGCACTCCACGCAACCTCCTGTCCGTAAACACCGGTCACTGGGATGATGTCTAGGATTGGGAAACGAATAGCTTAAAGCAAACTTGTCGTCAATTTGTCGCACATTTCCTTCGGTATTTTTTTCCACTCGCTGGAATAAAGATAAGGTGACACTTTAAACTACCCAACCGGGTGTCCACACACTCATTCAATCTGATGCCTGGGTGATAAGCCTTTACCACTGTGGGGAGTTCCTTATTCCACATAAAAACACTTTCGAACCGGAGGGTGAAGGAAGAAATAAATGAGACTCGTGTGAAAGCTCAACAGCTTGTGCGTTTCGTCTTCGGCACAGGCTTAAAGTGTTGCTGAACGAATTTGTGTATTTTCCTCATCAATACGTAACGGTTTTGCCATGGTGTGGCATGGTGGTTCCGCAAAAAAGAGTTCCACCTCGGGATGTGGACGGAGCGATCGGGGAAACT
Protein-coding sequences here:
- the LOC128303634 gene encoding growth hormone secretagogue receptor type 1-like, giving the protein MFSAAGDHLGGTALREDYNYGRTGQQMLLLASRQNGSSLDHAAGAFNADKALLMSVPTVGVLLMTTAYGPPYVDVAQPVGGPTGIPGLGVNESSGPYQQTTVHPVPGDSTLSPALEFDQQTFVYYAEVLSVINFYYVPALVLFGSIGNVLSVLVFFKTKLRKLSSSYYLAALGLSDTFYLIGQFVAWLNLVDLKIYIQEICCRFFTFSSSLCCFLSVWFVVAFTVERFIAVLYPLKRQTMCTVRRAKIVILALTIAGIFISLPIFFFASPQFSVSMNDTICDIVQEYKDQAAMFNFLDFILVFVVPFTIIVVLNTITALTVWKFASIRRTMTIPRSYGANVRESRRQLNISNSQLFGNGTVPVQQIQLLSRSRVANSQIKVTKMLLIVSTVFVCLNLPSYIVRVKIYLETEHTNMNIYLVQNCCQLFFMTNFGINFILYCVSGQNFRKAIFGMFQKRTQRQINLEHTSGTQVTEFVLRSNGSKMRRNTTTLPDNPAEVATWRDLTDYQITNFIK